One genomic region from Prunus persica cultivar Lovell chromosome G3, Prunus_persica_NCBIv2, whole genome shotgun sequence encodes:
- the LOC18788088 gene encoding probable glycerol-3-phosphate acyltransferase 3: MTKSFFFKPFFFLYRIFFRKLKGFPMSVSSSHHASSSQSKNDKFFGSLYSHKSDLSNQTLIIFNFEGALLKSSSLFDYFMLVAFEAGGLLRSLVLFLLYPLICLVSEEIGLKIMVMVCFFGLKKDSFRVGTAVLPKFFFEDVGLEAFEVLQRAGKKVGVSNLPRVMIESFLKDYLEIDVVVGKELKVFCGYFLGLMEEKENNVLPVLEEHDGEDMGFDIIGITASNKFHDDQLFYYCKDVYLVGNSDKRSSKKLPRDRYPKKLVFHDGRLALKPNPLDTIAILMWVPIGIALAIFRIIVGISLPYGVSLPILCFSGLRLTVNDNTKRESQSINSHRSLPNDKPKGVLYVCNHRTLLDPLYVCFALKKNLHAVTYSLSKMSEILSPIKTVRLTRNRHQDAEMMERLMNEGDVVVCPEGTTCREPYLLRFSPLFSEISDEIVPVAVDTHVSMFHGTTAGGLKCLDPLFFMMNPSAIYTVQLLDRVSGLSCCRDGSRSSIDVANYVQGEVGRALGFECTKFTRRDKYFILAGNEGIACKSNQPLKFE, encoded by the exons ATGACCAAGTCCTTTTTCTTcaaaccatttttctttttatatcgGATTTTCTTTCGGAAACTCAAAGGTTTCCCTATGAGTGTGAGCAGCAGCCATCATGCAAGCTCAAGCCAGTCTAAAAATGATAAGTTCTTCGGTTCTCTTTATTCCCACAAATCAGACCTCTCAAACCAAACCCTGATCATCTTCAATTTCGAAGGAGCTTTGCTGAaatcctcttctttgtttgattACTTCATGCTCGTGGCGTTTGAAGCCGGAGGCTTGTTAAGGTCActtgttctctttcttctgTACCCTCTTATATGTTTGGTGAGTGAAGAAATTGGGTTGAAGATAATGGTCATGGTCTGCTTCTTTGGGCTCAAGAAAGATAGCTTCAGAGTTGGGACGGCTGTGTTGCCTAAGTTCTTCTTTGAAGACGTTGGGTTGGAAGCCTTTGAGGTTTTACAAAGAGCTGGGAAGAAAGTTGGTGTTAGTAATCTTCCTCGAGTAATGATTGAGAGCTTCTTAAAAGACTATTTAGAGATAGATGTGGTAGTTGGGAAGGAGCTAAAGGTGTTTTGTGGATACTTTTTGGGTCTCatggaagaaaaggagaaCAACGTTTTGCCTGTTTTGGAAGAACATGATGGGGAGGACATGGGTTTTGACATAATTGGCATCACTGCCTCCAACAAATTTCATGATGACCAATTGTTCTATTATTGCAAG GATGTTTACTTGGTGGGGAACTCAGATAAGAGGAGCTCGAAGAAGCTGCCAAGAGACAGATACCCGAAGAAACTTGTGTTCCACGATGGTAGGTTAGCTCTCAAACCGAACCCACTGGATACAATCGCCATATTGATGTGGGTCCCAATTGGAATTGCCCTAGCAATCTTCAGAATCATAGTCGGCATATCACTGCCTTACGGCGTGTCGTTACCTATACTATGTTTCAGTGGTCTGCGGTTGACTGTGAATGATAATACAAAACGCGAGAGCCAAAGCATTAATTCTCATCGTTCACTTCCAAACGACAAGCCCAAAGGTGTCCTTTACGTTTGTAACCACAGAACACTCCTAGACCCTCTATACGTTTGCTTCGCATTGAAGAAAAATCTCCACGCAGTAACGTACAGCCTAAGCAAAATGTCTGAGATTCTCTCACCAATCAAGACTGTTAGATTGACAAGGAACCGCCATCAAGATGCCGAGATGATGGAAAGGCTGATGAATGAAGGGGACGTGGTTGTTTGCCCCGAAGGAACGACATGTCGTGAACCCTACCTCCTTAGGTTTAGCCCTTTGTTTTCAGAAATCAGTGATGAAATAGTACCTGTTGCAGTTGACACTCATGTCTCCATGTTCCATGGTACGACTGCTGGTGGGCTCAAGTGCTTGGATCCACTTTTCTTCATGATGAACCCCTCAGCAATCTACACCGTTCAGTTGCTGGATAGGGTATCTGGGCTGTCTTGCTGTCGTGATGGGAGTAGATCAAGCATTGATGTGGCTAATTACGTGCAAGGTGAAGTTGGTAGGGCATTGGGGTTTGAATGCACCAAGTTCACAAGGAgagataaatattttattttggctgGGAATGAAGGTATTGCTTGTAAAAGTAATCAGCCTTTAAAATTCGAGTAA